A single window of Desulfovibrio sp. G11 DNA harbors:
- a CDS encoding NAD-dependent epimerase/dehydratase family protein: MNTFSDVAGKTAPSQADKPAKSQPDGRADHQPGQNTGCAGTGHLTDVRVLLTGGTGFVGRHLLPQLLEAGAQVTCLTRSSSHIAHLPQGVAVAQADLGSGRGLAEALKGQDMVIHMAALLFGLGWQDYLRANARAARSLADAVMRADRAACTGENGGSKGIRRFVLVSSLAATGPCGTAPGVEDDTPPAPVSAYGWSKMLTEQILGRALGDRLVTLRPPIIYGSGDKGLLPVFKGVMSGLAVSPGAGREFPVSAIHARDMGQAIICACRPEATGVYHLSDGQEHTMSSFCRIMGSAVDKAIEREPRRVRVIRMPLPVMALTAGLSSAFGIMADALLARLPARFGGRLRRAPNWNMDKYREARQAGWLCNGSRIRRELGFTPCMSLEAGMKEAVEGYRREGWL; this comes from the coding sequence ATGAACACATTTTCTGACGTTGCGGGCAAGACCGCCCCCAGCCAGGCAGACAAACCGGCAAAAAGCCAGCCAGACGGCCGGGCAGACCATCAGCCGGGGCAGAATACAGGCTGCGCCGGCACCGGCCATCTCACGGACGTCCGGGTGCTGCTCACTGGCGGAACCGGCTTTGTGGGACGGCACCTGTTGCCGCAACTGCTTGAAGCCGGGGCGCAGGTGACCTGCCTCACGCGCTCAAGCTCGCACATTGCCCACCTGCCCCAAGGCGTGGCTGTGGCCCAGGCGGATCTCGGCAGCGGGCGCGGCCTGGCCGAAGCGCTTAAGGGGCAGGACATGGTCATACACATGGCCGCACTGCTTTTCGGCCTGGGCTGGCAGGACTACCTGCGCGCCAATGCCCGCGCCGCCCGCAGCCTGGCAGATGCCGTCATGCGGGCCGACAGGGCTGCGTGTACCGGCGAAAATGGAGGGAGCAAAGGCATCCGCCGTTTTGTGCTGGTGTCCAGCCTGGCTGCCACCGGTCCCTGCGGCACAGCCCCCGGTGTGGAAGACGATACACCGCCTGCGCCCGTTTCCGCATACGGCTGGTCAAAAATGCTTACCGAGCAGATTCTGGGGCGCGCCCTGGGCGACCGCCTGGTCACCCTGCGACCGCCCATCATTTATGGCTCCGGCGACAAGGGCCTGCTGCCCGTGTTCAAGGGCGTCATGTCCGGTCTGGCTGTCAGTCCCGGCGCGGGGCGGGAATTTCCCGTCAGCGCCATACACGCCCGCGACATGGGGCAGGCCATCATTTGCGCCTGCCGCCCCGAAGCAACGGGCGTCTACCACCTCAGCGACGGTCAGGAACACACCATGAGCAGCTTTTGCCGCATCATGGGATCTGCGGTGGACAAGGCCATTGAACGCGAACCGCGGCGGGTGCGCGTCATCCGCATGCCCCTGCCCGTCATGGCGCTCACCGCCGGGCTGTCTTCGGCTTTCGGCATTATGGCTGACGCCCTGCTGGCCCGGCTGCCCGCCCGCTTCGGCGGACGCCTGCGCCGCGCACCCAACTGGAATATGGACAAATACCGCGAAGCCCGTCAGGCGGGCTGGCTGTGTAACGGCAGCCGCATACGGCGCGAACTTGGTTTCACGCCGTGCATGAGCCTTGAGGCGGGAATGAAAGAAGCTGTAGAAGGCTACCGCCGTGAGGGCTGGTTGTGA
- a CDS encoding iron-sulfur cluster-binding protein, with product MSQPTSCELSVLDLVPFGQTGNESRFFALRLTRPEWTKWRPGQFVMIRPQSFGLEIPWARPLGICHMTARHMICFFQVVGKGTKRMSELRPGDRVRAWGPLGNGFVTEPDTPTLLLAGGMGIVPFVGYVSEHPKPWNVTMLFGHRESISCYPVDSINEHVPLDSLRETVPGDLDNFIFSIQERMTEYAEQKGLVLACGPTPFMRTVQKFAAELGVRCQLSLENRMACGVGACLGCVTKTTEAWPVPAKRGSQVQACNHGPVFWSDQIEL from the coding sequence ATGTCGCAACCAACTTCATGCGAGCTGAGTGTCCTGGACCTTGTGCCCTTTGGGCAAACCGGCAACGAAAGCCGCTTCTTCGCACTGCGCCTTACCCGCCCCGAATGGACCAAGTGGCGGCCGGGCCAGTTTGTCATGATCCGTCCCCAGTCTTTCGGGCTTGAAATCCCCTGGGCACGGCCCCTCGGCATATGCCATATGACCGCCCGCCACATGATCTGTTTTTTTCAGGTTGTGGGCAAAGGCACAAAGCGCATGTCCGAACTGCGCCCCGGTGACAGGGTGCGCGCATGGGGTCCCCTCGGCAACGGCTTCGTCACCGAACCCGATACTCCCACGCTGCTGCTGGCCGGGGGCATGGGCATTGTGCCTTTTGTGGGCTATGTGAGCGAGCATCCCAAGCCCTGGAACGTCACGATGCTTTTCGGCCATCGCGAATCCATAAGCTGTTATCCCGTGGACAGCATCAATGAACATGTGCCGCTTGACAGCCTGCGCGAGACCGTACCCGGCGATCTGGACAATTTTATATTTTCCATACAGGAGCGCATGACGGAATACGCCGAACAAAAAGGCCTTGTTCTGGCCTGCGGCCCCACGCCGTTCATGCGGACCGTGCAAAAATTCGCCGCCGAACTGGGCGTGCGCTGCCAGCTTTCTCTCGAAAACCGCATGGCCTGCGGCGTGGGAGCCTGCCTTGGCTGCGTGACCAAAACAACAGAAGCCTGGCCCGTACCCGCCAAACGCGGCAGCCAGGTACAGGCGTGCAACCACGGCCCTGTATTCTGGTCAGACCAGATAGAACTGTAG
- a CDS encoding dihydroorotate dehydrogenase, translating into MDLSVTLNGQTHDLPLKNPILTASGTFGYGVEFASYGDLAGLGGMVVKGLSLKPREGNPTPRIVETVSGMLNAVGLQNDGVDVFCTQKLPLLPWQETAVIANIYASSAEEFGRLAARLNDEEGVAALEVNVSCPNVREGGVAFGQDPGMIAQVTSIVRHAAPGKHIMVKLSPNVTDITVMARAAEDAGADSISCINTLLGMAVDLQTRRPSLANVVGGLSGPAIKPVALRCVWQVARAVKIPVIGVGGISCVEDVLEFILAGAHAVQIGTASFMRPDCAFDLVQQLPEACERLGITSLQELRGSLQVD; encoded by the coding sequence ATGGACCTTTCTGTTACGCTGAACGGGCAAACACACGATCTGCCCCTCAAAAATCCCATACTTACGGCTTCCGGCACGTTTGGCTACGGTGTGGAATTCGCCAGCTACGGCGACCTTGCCGGTCTTGGCGGCATGGTGGTCAAGGGGCTTTCCCTCAAGCCGCGCGAGGGCAATCCCACCCCGCGCATCGTGGAGACCGTCTCCGGCATGCTCAATGCCGTTGGCCTGCAAAATGACGGCGTGGATGTTTTCTGCACGCAAAAGCTTCCCCTGCTGCCCTGGCAGGAGACTGCCGTTATCGCCAACATTTACGCCTCTTCTGCCGAAGAATTCGGCCGTCTGGCCGCCCGCCTCAATGACGAGGAAGGCGTGGCCGCCCTGGAGGTGAACGTATCCTGCCCCAACGTGCGCGAAGGCGGCGTGGCCTTCGGCCAGGACCCGGGCATGATCGCCCAGGTCACGTCCATCGTGCGCCACGCGGCCCCCGGCAAGCACATCATGGTCAAACTTTCGCCCAACGTCACCGACATCACGGTTATGGCACGCGCGGCGGAAGACGCCGGGGCAGACAGCATATCCTGCATCAACACCCTGCTGGGTATGGCCGTGGACCTGCAAACCCGCCGTCCGTCACTGGCAAACGTGGTGGGCGGGCTTTCCGGCCCGGCCATCAAGCCTGTGGCCCTGCGCTGCGTATGGCAGGTGGCCCGCGCGGTCAAGATTCCCGTAATCGGCGTGGGCGGTATCTCCTGCGTGGAAGACGTGCTGGAATTCATCCTGGCAGGCGCGCACGCGGTTCAGATCGGCACGGCAAGCTTCATGCGGCCGGACTGCGCCTTTGACCTTGTACAGCAACTGCCCGAAGCCTGCGAACGTCTGGGCATCACCTCGCTGCAAGAGCTGCGCGGCAGCCTGCAAGTGGACTGA
- the htpG gene encoding molecular chaperone HtpG, which yields MAEADRNPRQFRAEVRKVLHILTNSLYTNREIFLRELISNASDALDKLRFRINRGESPRLPDLPLEIRISLDKEAKTITIADTGLGMTADELAEHLGTIAKSGSEQFLADIAAEKAAKATSANGKDDTADEEQNAGAEADAANIIGRFGVGFYSVFMVAEKVTVTSRPAFGEDSAAHTWTSDGLGTYTVAPAEGDEPQRGTVITAWLKDDAVEFLEKFRVESAIRKHSAFVPFPVLVDGEQVNTQPALWREPKFSVTQEQYAAFYKALTYDSKDPLDVLHFSVDAPVQFNALFFIPDNAQDFFGADRDFWGLDLYARRVLIQHRNKELIPEYLAFLKGVVDTEDLPLNISRETLQENVVLRKINQVIIKQTLGHLEKLAKNDAEKYAAFWRLHGKVFKLGYHDFANRERVTALLRFNSSTLADAEALTSLDEYMDRAPEGQKTFWYVAAPNREAARLNPHMERFRQKGIEVLYLFEPIDEFVMDGLGRYKEWDFRSVETAADDALKDFSDKESPTREAAAPLSDEDSASFDGLLTRMKEVLGDKVTEVRVSHRLADSPAVLVSPDGGLSSSMEKLLKVMQKDDSLPVKVLEVNRDHPLLRNMLRMFKADSSDRILAEMTQSLFDASLLLDGYLKDPQALAARTGKLLEEAAAWYTEVRKI from the coding sequence CCCGCTTGCCCGATCTGCCGCTGGAAATTCGCATCTCACTCGACAAAGAGGCGAAAACCATCACCATTGCCGATACCGGTCTGGGCATGACCGCCGATGAACTGGCGGAGCACCTGGGTACCATAGCCAAATCCGGTTCAGAGCAGTTTTTGGCCGACATCGCGGCCGAAAAGGCTGCCAAGGCAACATCCGCCAACGGCAAGGACGATACCGCAGACGAAGAGCAAAACGCCGGGGCCGAGGCTGATGCCGCCAATATCATCGGGCGCTTCGGCGTGGGCTTTTACTCGGTCTTTATGGTGGCTGAAAAAGTAACTGTCACCTCGCGCCCGGCATTTGGCGAAGACAGCGCCGCCCACACCTGGACCAGCGATGGCCTTGGAACCTACACGGTCGCGCCGGCGGAAGGCGACGAGCCACAGCGTGGTACGGTTATCACTGCATGGCTCAAGGACGATGCCGTGGAGTTTCTTGAAAAATTCCGCGTAGAGTCTGCCATCCGCAAGCACTCTGCCTTTGTGCCTTTTCCTGTCCTTGTGGACGGCGAGCAGGTTAATACCCAGCCCGCCCTGTGGCGTGAGCCCAAGTTTTCCGTCACGCAGGAGCAGTACGCGGCCTTTTACAAGGCTCTTACCTATGACAGCAAAGACCCGCTGGATGTGCTGCATTTTTCCGTTGACGCTCCCGTGCAGTTCAACGCCCTCTTTTTCATACCCGACAACGCCCAGGACTTCTTCGGCGCAGACCGCGACTTCTGGGGGCTGGATCTCTACGCCCGCCGCGTGCTGATCCAGCACCGCAACAAAGAACTGATCCCCGAGTACCTGGCATTCCTCAAGGGCGTGGTCGACACCGAAGACCTGCCCCTGAACATCTCGCGCGAAACACTTCAGGAAAACGTGGTTCTGCGCAAGATCAACCAGGTCATCATCAAGCAGACCCTCGGCCATCTTGAAAAGCTGGCAAAAAATGATGCGGAAAAATATGCGGCCTTCTGGCGACTGCACGGGAAGGTTTTCAAGCTCGGCTATCACGATTTTGCCAACCGCGAGAGGGTCACTGCCCTGCTGCGCTTCAATTCTTCCACCCTGGCCGACGCCGAAGCCCTGACCAGCCTGGACGAATACATGGACCGCGCGCCCGAAGGCCAAAAAACCTTCTGGTATGTGGCCGCGCCCAACCGTGAGGCAGCGCGCCTGAACCCGCATATGGAGCGCTTTCGCCAAAAGGGCATAGAGGTTCTCTATCTTTTTGAACCCATTGACGAATTCGTCATGGACGGCCTTGGCCGTTACAAGGAATGGGACTTCAGGTCTGTGGAAACCGCGGCTGATGACGCCCTCAAGGACTTCAGCGACAAGGAAAGCCCGACCCGCGAGGCCGCCGCACCCCTTTCGGACGAAGATAGCGCCAGCTTTGACGGCCTGCTGACCCGCATGAAGGAAGTGCTGGGCGACAAGGTAACGGAAGTGCGCGTTTCGCACCGCCTGGCCGACAGCCCCGCCGTGCTTGTCTCGCCTGACGGCGGCCTTTCCTCGTCTATGGAAAAGCTGCTCAAGGTCATGCAGAAGGACGATTCCCTCCCGGTAAAAGTGCTGGAGGTCAACCGCGACCACCCCCTGCTGCGCAACATGCTGCGCATGTTCAAGGCCGACAGCAGCGACAGGATCCTGGCCGAGATGACCCAGAGCCTTTTTGATGCCAGCCTGCTGCTGGACGGCTACCTCAAAGACCCGCAGGCCCTGGCCGCCCGCACCGGCAAACTGCTGGAAGAAGCCGCAGCCTGGTATACAGAGGTGCGCAAAATATAA
- a CDS encoding M24 family metallopeptidase yields MKQIYAARREQLRRAMHRRGLDALLVSQAANRFYLSGFELHDPQYNESAGRLVITADGRDWLATDPRYLDAAVRLWDEERVFIYGGYAARDIYGLLRDCGGRIGIEAQGTTLAFARDLAAAGPGLYCEAADGLVEHLRRIKDPCEVAALEKSFALNHKLLQWIEGQLEPGRTESRVSWLIEKFFRENGASELAFANIVAVGKNAALPHAIPGDEPVIDNCPVLVDIGCRVDDYCSDQTRTFWVGQQPTDAFRRTYDLVRQAQTAAIESMRPGQPLRDVYGHARAVFEKAGTADAFTHGLGHGVGLETHEAPSLSPRAEGVLEPGMVVTVEPGLYYRQWGGVRWEYTVLVEEDGVRIL; encoded by the coding sequence ATGAAGCAGATATATGCCGCCCGCCGCGAACAGCTTCGCCGGGCCATGCACAGGCGCGGCCTGGACGCGCTGCTTGTCAGCCAGGCCGCCAACCGTTTTTACCTTTCAGGTTTTGAGCTGCACGATCCGCAGTATAACGAAAGCGCCGGGCGGCTGGTGATTACCGCCGACGGTCGCGACTGGCTGGCCACAGACCCCCGCTATCTGGATGCCGCCGTTCGCCTGTGGGATGAGGAGCGTGTTTTTATCTATGGCGGTTACGCAGCCAGGGATATCTACGGACTGCTGCGGGACTGCGGCGGACGCATCGGCATTGAGGCGCAGGGTACGACTCTGGCCTTTGCCCGTGATCTGGCTGCGGCCGGGCCGGGTTTGTACTGCGAGGCTGCCGATGGCCTGGTGGAACATCTGCGGCGTATCAAGGACCCCTGCGAAGTGGCGGCGCTGGAAAAATCTTTTGCGCTCAACCATAAGCTGTTGCAGTGGATTGAAGGCCAGCTTGAGCCGGGGCGGACTGAAAGCCGGGTAAGCTGGCTTATTGAAAAATTCTTTCGCGAAAACGGCGCTTCGGAACTGGCCTTTGCCAATATTGTGGCTGTAGGCAAGAATGCGGCCCTGCCCCACGCCATACCGGGGGATGAGCCTGTGATCGACAACTGCCCGGTACTTGTAGATATTGGCTGCCGGGTGGATGATTACTGCTCGGACCAGACCCGCACCTTCTGGGTGGGGCAGCAGCCCACAGACGCCTTCCGCCGTACCTATGACCTTGTGCGTCAGGCGCAGACCGCGGCCATAGAATCCATGCGCCCCGGGCAGCCGCTGAGGGATGTTTACGGCCATGCGCGGGCAGTATTTGAAAAAGCCGGTACCGCCGATGCCTTTACCCACGGGCTGGGCCACGGCGTGGGGCTTGAAACCCACGAGGCCCCCAGCCTTTCACCGCGTGCCGAAGGCGTGCTTGAGCCGGGGATGGTGGTTACCGTGGAGCCGGGCCTGTATTACCGCCAGTGGGGTGGGGTGCGCTGGGAGTACACCGTGCTGGTGGAAGAAGACGGCGTGCGCATTCTATAG